A region of the Mytilus galloprovincialis chromosome 1, xbMytGall1.hap1.1, whole genome shotgun sequence genome:
TACTGGCTGTTTTAGGTTTTGCGATTGTATTCCGGTGATGTCGATACTGCCTGTTTTAGGTTTTGCGATTGTATTCTGATGATATACGTACTGGCTGTTTAATGTCTTTGTGATTGTATTCTGGTGGCATGTGCATTTGCTGTTTTTCTGTCTTTGTGGTTGTATTCTGGTGATATCGGTACTGCCTGTTTTAGGTTTTGTGCTTGTATCCTGTTGATATAGTTATAGAGTATACTCTCTGTATTATGTCTTTGCGATTGTATTCTGGTGGCATATGTATTGGCTGTTTTATGTCTGGAAAATTATATTTTGGTGGTAAATGTGATTGTATAATATGCCAATGTGCTCGTGTTGTAAgtctttgtaatttattttgagCGTTGGTAATATCTTTTGATTGCATTGTGATGGTTGTTGTCTGTAATGTTATAATAAAGGTTTATAACTGTTTGCTTGTGTGATAATGTGTCATGTATTTATTATTGGGTCTGTTTTTCTCTGTGCTAGTATTCTGGTTGGGATAATGATTTGTGATAGTCatcttgtttgtttgtctttctgGTGTTAGACTGCGGATGAAAATCTTCTCGGTTGTTTTCCGGAGTTATGTGTCTATGTGATTGTGTTCTAGTTTGGTTGTCTTTTTGATTGTAATCTTTGGACACCCGTCTTTACGATTGTTTTCTGATGATGTAGTAGTATGTTTTGAGATTGTGTTATGATGATGTAGTTCTTTGGTTGTTTTCTGTTGGTTTATGCATATGAATTATTTAGTGGCGATGTGTGCATTTGTGGTTATCTCGATCGTGTAAAGAGTAATATACTTTTTTACAACTTTTGATTTCTGTTGTAAGTCCTCTTTTCCTCGAATGGGACATAACTGAATCTTGATATGCATATGGGTACCACATGTGGACCAGGTTCCACTTACCCTTTCGGATCGGtatatagttttctatgttgtgttgtgtagACTATGTCTTATTGTTGTGATTTTCGGGTTTTTTAATGGCGTTGTCATGTGTTCGAgttaatgagtttgaatatcactTAGGTATCTGTGTCTCTCTTTTTCTGTATATACACTAACACTAAAATTGTACTTATATACAGGTATCTCCATTGAAATAGCTTTTACCAGTGAAGAAATATGTTAACAGCATGTGTAATAATATTGTTgttgaatgaaaattaaaaaaatatatatatattgtcctcGAAGAAACAATCGTTTTCGATCATCCTTTGGGGTTcgttttttccatttttgtaatAAACAAGGATTTTTGTGTCTATAGTCGAaaggaacaaaaataaaattaagcgTTTTAAATTTCATAGCAGATAGCTATGATAAATATTCAAATGCTTGTATATTTACATATTAACCAATTAGAATTGAAAATGTGTAAATGCCTTACATAACACACTAAgcacaaacaaaacaattatttctaTAGCTGTATGTATGATACATCTTCATTTTTCGTTGTAACCTTTCaagtataaaatatttaaaaaaataaacataaaataggGCGATGTCTTTATGTTGAAATTGCTAATCACGAGTTGTGAGCGTATACAGAATAACAAAATCTTTGTTCAGAAAACCAAAATAGTGTCACttgagaatattttattttttcagcgTCTGACGAAGTAGtctttcattataaaaaaattaagatgaaTGGACCACGAGACGTCTGTGAACAGTAACTTTAATGACCTAGAAGAGCACAAGGAGTCCtattatttaatgtgttttgcTGTTTATCAGGGGAGTATTGTAAAATATTCATcctatatttgtaaaatattcatCCTATAATTGTAAAATATCTTAGTCTTTTTAATATCTTTTCATGGAACTTTTtaccaaaaatttaattttaagcCTAGATCAATGGTATTTATGGATATTAGAGGTCAATGATTTTTTGTAAACTTTGAATGGAGAGTTTAAGCAAATATTATGTTTCTTTATTGTTATGGATATGAAAAGAAATAAGTAAAGAAGTGTATACACATTCAACAAGAGAATAAGAGACAACGTTCACTCCCTGCGTAGAAAAGGAATAACATTATTCAAACTCAGAATTGTTATTTAATCGTTAAGAACTAGTCGTGCaaagaatattatcatagaaaggaaatgggaaaaGTGAAGTATCgatttcaagtttttatttttattttgaaatggttcataaactcaatatttttttcattttgggggAAATTAAACTCTGGTAAAGAGACAAaactatcatatattttatataaattgtgttaTCACATGTCTATTAATGACAATGTGAATTTTTCATGGTTAAACAGAATAAAGACTATTCTGAACGAATGTGGTATCCCAAATGTATGGGAAACgcaatcttttataaattgtaagtGGTTAGTTTCATTCATCAAACTTAGACTTAAAGATCAGTATGTACAAGTCTGGCATTCTTTACTTGAAAACTCGCCAAAAGCAAtaaattacaaactttttaaagatttttttggaaaagaaGGTTATTTTGAAATTCTTGGGAACAAATTGTCTATTGATTTGTGTAGATTTAGGACCACAAATCACAAGCTCCCTATTGAACAGGGTAGATGGAACAATATAGCTAGAAACAATAGAATTTGTCTTCTATGTaataaaaattcgtaagggttccgcggaacccagtgtctcgcctacttttgctgttaatcgcagactcaacaaaatgaggaaaaacatcaataaaaatttccctctcgatactgtcttttgattgaaagaagcttccaagtttggtaaaaaatccaggatagtttatgaatctaataaatgttttataaactttaactgcagactgtatgtaatgttaactggaagaaaaactaagtccattgataagtaaaatacggaaagagtgaattttttttttacaaaatttacttctgaataatatcttatgatcagaaacaagcttctgtctaagtttggtagaaatccaggatagtttaagaacattataaaaattttaaaaacttaaaccacagagtgaatgttttgtttctggcaaaaaaaactaagtccatttataagtaaaatacggaaaagtggaaatttatttttacaaaattttcttcttgatactatcttatgattataaacaagcttctgtccaagtttggtacaaatcaaggatagtttatgaaagttattaaaattttaaaaactttaaccacagagtgaatgtaatgtttcctcgcagaaaaactaagtccatttataagtaaaatacggaaaagtggaaatttatttttacaaaatattcttcttgatactatcttatgatcataaacaagcttctgtccaagtttggtacaaatcaaggatagtttatgaaagttattaaaattttaaaaactttaaccacagagtgaatgtaatgtttcctcgcagaaaaacaaagtccattcataagtaaaatacggaaaaaatggaattttatttttacaaaatttacttctagatactttcttatgatcataaacaagcttctgtccaagtttggtagaaattcagtatagtttaagaaagttattaaaatttcaaaaactttaaccacagagtgaatatttgtggacgccgccgacgacgacgccgacgccgacggaatgtaggatcgcttagtctcgctttttcgactaaagtcgaaggctcgacaaaaatgatattGGTGATGAAATGCATTATATATTAGAATGTAAATACTTTGAAGAAAACAGGAATCATTGTCTgtcaaattattatttaaaaaatgcaaatattgtcaaATACAATCAGATTATGTCTTCAAAAAACAAATCAGAATtgattaaactatgtaaattcataAAGATTATTAACACAGGTGTATGTGCCCCTGGCTGAAATGGACTTCATATATTGTATTagcaactattttgtttgttctgtcttcttgtaaatattgtacataattcGTTTGTCTTCTCTATACCTATGTAATATGGtttattgagaataaagatatataagcATGATTGTCAATTTAACAAGGTTAAAAAACAAGGACGTACACAACGCTTCGTCAATGAACAAAACTCATTTAATCTCTTCGTTCATTATTTAGATGCaacatttctcttttttttaagtttgtctatttttcattttgaattttgatatgCCCCACAACACAAAGGTCGGTATCTTGCATTATTAGTCCTGTTTATGCTTCTGACGGAGAGTTTTAAATATTGCATATCTATACCGAGGTGTACATATTAtctttattttgatgttttatgTCACTTTGACATCACAATTGGCAGGTTTGTACGGTAttgtatatattaaaaaacacatttgtcaAAATAATCGTTTGTCAATTTATATTGAGAAATTCAAGGATAAAATAAAGACAACTTTATGCAGTATTTAATATTTCTATTCAAGTATGATTACAATTTTCTGCACGCGATTCTCAAATTACCATGTGACATGtatgttaattttgatttttcatgATAAAAGGCTTTATTGAAACATGTTTATAAAACATCGTTCAAATGGAAATTAAATTCATATCAGTAGGAAACAGCGCAATGGTAatcgaaattaaataaaatcatgaaCTGCTACAAAGATGTAAGGTATACCACAGATCTGTTTTGTGTGACCGATTTTTTAACCCATTCTTTGTCATTCTTCCGTGTTAAATATATTATTGACATctgaattttataattaacaacaATAACTAGCATGTAAACGGACAGGTAACGTTACGCATGCTTAGACAGAGTTTAAATGATTATTATTTAGTATAAACATCATGGCAGAGGAGGACGATAATTTTGTCAGTAAATTTACGGATTTGTCAACACTACCAGTCAATGGTCACGGAGGGCCAGACAGTGGGTCATCACGACTGACTAACGGTCATGACAGGTAAGGCCAGTTactcattttatattttatatcattcgAACTTTTCTTGACGACTCGTGGTTCCATCTTTACGTTCAATTCAAGAAACAAAACAAGACAATGTTcttattataacttttttttaacttgaaagtCATTTGCATTTCTCAAATAGCATTGTCATTTAAATGAAAAGTacaaaagatgaaaaacaaaatgatcaAAGGAACAAAAAATAAGGACCAGAAAGGATAGACACGAATATATGGACAGTGGACTTATATCAAGcaatcaaatgagaaaaaaaatatatagaaaaataaatatgagaaaacccacaaaacaaaacatacaatcTGAATAATTACaataagaaaatcataaaaaaagagAGAACGGAATTCGACGAATTGTGCTggaattttatttgtttgatatctagcaaaacaaaataatacaggAAACACAGCCAGTTATCAAAGTGACTTTATATCTTTTCATTGATTATGAATTACTTCCATCAGTTCCTAGTGGGCACTCTTTTGTTCTATACTATTCTATCGATCTCCTTACGTTAAGAGAGGGATTATTTTAAATCTAAGTTTCCTCGTATAACAAAACTTTAATCGACTTATAGACAGACAGTTTAAACTGGACATTGATTtgtttcaactttgaacttgacCACTGGACCAGCTTTAAGGTATGTTTACATCTAACATGTTGTGTATTGGTGTTTTTTCACAATGAGTGAGCAGACTTGTTATCCTTTTTCTGAAGTATACTATATTTTGGGAACATAGACAATGTAAAACTATCTATCaacatatttttgaaatacaCAAAGAGTGGAGGTTTTATCTGAACTACTCAACAAACAAACACAAGATCATTCACACTGTCCTTGTATTGTTCTGATATAAAGCAAATGTCTACCTGACACATATCTATGAAGTATAAAATATCACAagattatttagatttaaaatgtCATTGAATATTTCCAGTTGACAAAATCTGTAACATTTTACCTACTCCTACATTGTATGAATCATGTATTCCATTGGTTCATTCTATTTATAAATGaagatttaaaccttttatagcttattaaattgtgaatatagattaaaatcacaataaaaaacaaaataatttggcTTGATAAGACTGAGGATTACATTAGTTGTGGGTGTTTGGAATCTTACTACAAAGTATATATAGTATTTATACACATTTCATGGAATAATTTAGTTTACCTGGAACAGAGATACATCAGTATGACAGGAGATTACAggtattttaaaatcattttaaatattttattcttttttatatatgactGAACCTTTTTCTCTGTTATATTATGGACAATATGTTGATGATatgtcaatctaattaaaatatagatctctgattttgTTATACAACATGTGAGCTCATATGCAGTATAACGAAACcagatacatgtatctttatttcaattaGATTGATAACTAAAACAAAATTCAGTGTGTTATCTTTCATTTCAGTACCAGAGAACTTCCACCAGTGCCAAATGACTTTCGTCCATCACTTCCGGTTAATCCACCAAGGATGATTCCTCCACGGATAACAGTCAGCAGACCACCATCaggtagatatatatatatatagtcttaaCTACTTTTTTTATTACTTGAGAGTGACTAGGCATATCCCAAACAGACATTTATATTCGTTAACCAACGGACGATGGTCTTTACGCAGGTGATCCTAGGCATTTTTCGACTccaataaatattcaaaacttctTTAGTTCAGAGGGATTGTTGATCTTCATATGacctttaacttttttaaaagatattaggTCTGCTGACAAcaggaaatataaatatttttttctactttcgtCCAATTATAGCAAGGTACGTACATAGAAAAACCAAATACCTGTCTGTTATATTGTAAATAGTAATTACCTCAAGATgacttttggttatttgtgtggtagatttgctgtctcattgacatgcaTCTCATACCGCTTCTTATTAATATGTACTTACATTGCATTGATATTGCATACACATATCTGTGAATATTTCAGATAAATATCTTCGTATAGAAATTCAATAAAACAGAAATATAgatattttaccccattttcacgatccactgaacataaaacaaaatgatagtgcggatggggcatccgtgtactatggacacattcttgttttcttttttttttttttatataatttaccaTTATACACGTCTCTCAGTGTAGCTGAATTTCCAAGAAACGGTCACATTATATAACAACAAATAAAGTATTCagtgaaaaaagttaaatcaatGGAAAGGTCTCGTGCGAAAAGTCAGTTAAAATATGTCACATGCATCCATTTCTTTCAAAGTGCACATCATGGACTATTGTCAAATTGTAATAAAATGtggagaaataaaacaaaataaaatttattttttatggattTATAGTTTAGCATGGCTGCAATTGAGTTTGAGGTCGATTCAAACTCGTTTTTCATAGTTTCATATGCATTCATATTTAAACTTGtggaactatatatatatattgaataaggaTACACATACAAATTGGAAATCTTGTCTTTTTCTTTCAAAGTGGGTATAATTGgatatatgtacacatacatTCGTATTTACcctaatgtttattttttcagtaatttccAAGTTTATCCCAGAACATGACATAACCATTCCAAATGACGGGAACGTATCAAAGTTTACAGTAGAAGAACTCTTAACATTCCTCAAACATATGGGAGTTAGTGATAGAATAGTTAACCATTTAAGGAAGAAAAGTGTGGACGGTAAAAGATTTTCAAGACTTAGTGATTCAGAATTGGAAAATGTAGGGATTAAAAATCCcataataatatattttagaGACAAAAGCAGTGCCAAATCTAAAAAGTCAGCACCATTTATGTTGTAACTCATAAGTCCCTTGTAACATTGTCATACTTACCAtgtacttttgttttgttgtaggTATCGTTAGAAATAGGAATAATGTTGGCGTTTCTCATCATAACGAGGTGATAAGAAGGACCAGTATTGGTCAAATCCATATgtttattatatatcatatatgcaTGTAGTAACAACATGAACGACAAATAATCAGCATTTATTTATGTAAACGGGTATACTagtacatttttaaaatacatgGTGGTTTTTTAAGACTGTGAATTTTGTGATTTGAGaggtcatttttttaattgacttTTAAAAACATACATTGATCTGTATTTTATCATAGGTCCATGATATGTATTGGGTTGAAAAgtagaaaatgtataattttacaaataactaTGCAGGGTGTCTATATATTgcagtatattttttttgataccgctatttatgaatttgactagGTTATATTATTGTTAGTAAATTTATCTTTCTGAGTAACGAAAAATGAATTTGTTAATGCACTCTATCATAATAGTTTATCATGGACTTGAAATTAGATGAGGAAGAATTGAGTCATTTTGCTCTCACATTGAAACAATATTCATCTCCTGTTGTAGacctattttatttataaaaccatATTATCCATTCAAATTTCGTAAAAACAAAAGTTGCTGCCAATTGGCTGTGTATTGTCGGTCAATACAAGCGGGGTTCAAAATGTAAATAGaataactattttaaaatatataaatatgttgattgttattacatctatggtcatttttgctgttttaaaaatgttaaaacataaAAGGTTTTTGTCCTAGAAACGTATTTCTCAATTGCGTATTCCTTAATCCTGTATATCATAAGAAGTTACCATTCGTTATCCACACACCTAACTAAGGTCAACTGGAGTCCTCTGAGGAATTGCTAATGTTTAATTCCTGTGACTCTTAACAATAACCTTcgttataaaattatatttcgtGATGCTTGATATCACTAATGTCTATAGAAACTGTACTAATAAACGGCCACTCAAACCATTTGCATATTGAAAAGGGTATACATTTCACAtgcatatataaaatatacactGTATGTTATTTTAATAGGCTGTTCTTCTTCAACAAAGATATACATATACAAAGGATGTATATCTTTAGAGGAAATCGACCTAAAAAACTGAAAAATGATATCAAACCTGTATTTAACACATGAGAATGTCACAAAGAAATGGATGATATTACACTACAGGTATagacaaaataaatgaaattttcttatttaaatgaaAGATCAAAATTCaacagttttatttataaaatcccAGCCCCTTACCCCTGCCCCGGACCAAAACGCTTAACCATGGCTGTTGTCTTTTAAATAAAGATGCTTCTAATTAATTTTAGCATAATCAAAAATTAATCAAACCAAAGATGTGTTCCACTCATATTCTTAcctgaaaatactgatttttcagttttctgccatcatttgaaagtattttacatttttacttattatgcgATAGTTTCGAAAActatacatgttttaagaaaagacTATATCGACCATTGTCATTAATTATGATAAAATATTGTAGATggtaaaaaatgtatacattaaatTTCGATCgaattttacaaaaacatatataatttctGCCGATTGCAATTTTCTCTTTGTAAGTGTGAacttttggtttttgtttgttattataaaattgttaacTTTGTTCATGTATAAAATAtgatgttatttttatatttaaatatgtctttacaatgcatttattattgtttaaaattaataaaacgtgttatattattcttttactAATGTCTACGAACTATGGTGCATCTTGTAAGGTTGTACTTTTTAAAAGAAGAACTATTTGTCAAAGAAGGGATATGGCGTTTTGACACACATTATCATATTATAACCTCGACATGAAGTGAACAATACTTGAAGCAAATGACagtattttgtagttgctgttatttttttccattgttttGGCTGTTAGTCGTTTCAAATTTAGCCACCCGGGAGATTTTTAACTAGAAGCAAAAGTTCACACTTCGTTGCAATGCCAAGACGGACTCTTTCTCTTGTTTTGTAGAGTTCTTATACTAGATGTCGATATCTCTTCACCAGTCCTGAGTATTGAAGACAGTCGTACCAAATACGCAGGGTAATATCAACAAACTTCAGACTACTGAGAAGTTGAGTAGAACGATATCACGTCTAATTCTTACATGCAAAACATTTAGACGATCACAGTTCACATAATAATTGTCATATATGACGTGTTTGATTTCACGGACCGTATACATGTTTATGATAACTTCAATGAATACAGAGACCGAAAGTGAAGAATTGAAGTAGTGAACGCAACTGTCATGATGATGATGAGGgtagtttttaacgaccttgacttccatagggggtctcattggaaagggggggggggggggtccgatcccggatcccgcttactgtttcgtcagattcccgtatcccgcttacactatgtacgtaagcaattctcatttttttgtcatttcccgggtccatCTTGACCGcaattcccgttttcacgacacaatagtttgactttcacgtgtcacgcttacaaaaaatcggcaatcccgcgtcacgctcagaccccaatgagacccactccATAAGCGTCTTACACACATTTCGGAAAAATACGTCATAACTGTCAAAATATCTTTGTAGGGCATCATGACACGAAATCCTTATCTGTGCTAAACAAATCCGAACACGAACATAAAAGTGCTGTTTTTCCCCATTTCGGTGCCACAGTTAAGCTCTCAAAACAACACGATGATCAAACTCGAACACTGCTGCAGGTTCCAAGACCTATATTGGTATAAAATCTTTGCTAGATGTCGATAATGCTAATAATGTGAGGACggtcacacatatatatataataataataataagtaaCACGTTTTGGGATTGCGATTTAAACATGGATAACAAGTTAACGCATACAATAACTTTAATCATGGATAACAAGTTAACGCATACAATAACTTTAAACATGGATAACATGTTAACGCATACAATAACTTTAATCATAGATAACAAGTTAACGCATACAATAACTTTAAACATGGATAACATGTTAACGCATACAATAACTTTAATCATGGATAACAAGTTAACGCATAGAATGGCAGTTTATGCATGGATAATAAGTCGATTCAACCTTGCACTACACGTTATCtcataaattgaataaaataacttCGAAAGTTATCGCATAAATCGAATAAATTAGCGACTAAAGTTATCGGATAAATTAAAAATGCAGAAATGGTTTTATGGTAAGACAAGTGATGTATAGCCGGAGGATCTTTCTCGGTCGATGTACATTTCGATTGACATTAGTATAGTACCAACTCTCATTTTCCTGACATTGAAGAATCGTTCTCTGTGATTTGCAATTAGTACTTTGCAACACACATTTGTATCAATCTTAATGATACATAGAACATTTAGTATACAGTCACTGAATCAGCATAATTGGTAGGTAGTGCACTTGGTAACTCACGATTAACAAGGTAGACACACTCATCAATTGATTTATTTCATCCACACATCGTCAACACGGCATTACATGCATCTTTCGTCGTCAAACATAAATATAagaattttatttatctaatcaagaacccataaagggcatcattttacaacacaatatgattggaaaaagccaaacagaaaactaataccatactataacgttatggacaggaccagagcctaacacaacatgtgttttatataactatcatattaaatcttataacaataaaatattatattatttcatatattttgtttacatctggatcttatttctaaacctttaataatgtaatttcctaggcacatgagagttggtaaatggtcatttgtgaacagccataaatatttcttatcatttggTAGacagttctttaaaattagtacaaaaagtgataactttaccaaataataatttaaatacaTACTATATAGAGCTTATAATGAAATATTGAGCATATGATATAATTGAGGGAGAAAACAATGACTATCCTATACACAATATCATTAAAGACTTCATTCACAAATTTATTGTCTTGACTCTAGCCGATCCATAGACAATTGTCTTTGGTTACAGACCGTATGTTGAACTCTAGATAGATaaaggaatatgtggtatgaatgccaatgagacaattctccatccaagtcacaatttataaaagtaaaccattataggtcatggtacggtcttcaacaaggagccttggctcacaccgaacaacaagctataaagggccccaaacaaTACTAAACGCCTATTGTGTTTTGTTCTGTTATAGGAGTCTTTCCTATTGACGATTGCATTTAATCTTCCTGTATATTTGATAATAGATTAAGTGTATGAATCCAAAGACTAACACAACTGTTGCTTCCCACCACACACACAGACAAGAAGAATGGTCATTTCCTTATACAAAGCTGTTTACGTATTCACAGACGTAAGAGAACACTAATTAAATACCTAGACTAGTACATTTGTATTTGGTTATcactataaataatatatttaaatagGATTCGATTAATAATATTTTCTGGAAACTATAagagaaacttttaaaaatgtttgaatcTTTTTATTCTGGTCATTACAGTAATTTGAATGATCTGTTTAATGataattgtatgtaacatatttaaCCGATGGTCATTCATGTAACATTCATGACCCATGGCAAATCATTATGTCAAAATAGATTTGAAATGTTGCCATATGATAGATGATTACAGCTAATATTCTCACTTCTACAGCGTGTTTAACCGATGTTATAATGATTGCTTCATGTCTTACAAATCTCAGAATCATATTGTGCATATTGCAAACACCTGTTGTCAAGGAGACAAAAATTAGCAAAATACTAACTAACATCTGAAAGTGATCAGTTCATTAATACAAACGTCGAAATGATCAGAACATCTATGTCTGAATTAGTGTTTTTAACGCACTTTCTTTTCACATATCAGTTTCTGAGCGGATTTTGAGAATCCATCATCATCACAGAACAAGTCACATTCAGATGACATGGGAGATAACCGTACTATAATAACGGGCGACGTTTACCTTGATAAATGCGATATCTGAAAAACTTAAATATTGTTATCGGCCaggtaataaaaacaaaacatggcGGATAATAATGAAAGGACTATTAACAGGACAGTTTTTACGCTTAAGGATTTTACGGAATGTTACACACCACCTAAAACATTCAAAGTTCTAGGGGGACGTGGATTATACAGTAATGCCCATACTACCGCTCTCAGAGTGGGTGACTCTTTATACCTACATACCTTAGCGGTTGAGTGGATATGTTTGTCATTTTTTGACACAGACACAGGTATACGACGTGAGGTAAAGGTCCCTCCAGACAGTCACATTAAATTTAATATCGTACACAGATCAGAAGAAGCTTTTCAAAGGATTTACACTACAGTAGGTGAACTATTGGAAGCCTGGCCGACAAGATTTCAAGCTAACTATGGA
Encoded here:
- the LOC143057142 gene encoding uncharacterized protein LOC143057142, whose translation is MAEEDDNFVSKFTDLSTLPVNGHGGPDSGSSRLTNGHDSTRELPPVPNDFRPSLPVNPPRMIPPRITVSRPPSVISKFIPEHDITIPNDGNVSKFTVEELLTFLKHMGVSDRIVNHLRKKSVDGKRFSRLSDSELENVGIKNPIIIYFRDKSSAKSKKSAPFML